From Saccharomyces kudriavzevii IFO 1802 strain IFO1802 genome assembly, chromosome: 13, a single genomic window includes:
- the ERB1 gene encoding ribosome biogenesis protein ERB1 (similar to Saccharomyces cerevisiae ERB1 (YMR049C); ancestral locus Anc_2.613): MAKNNKVTETKISKKRTASEESDVEQDEDNLLSVDGLIDAEASESDEDDEEYESAVEEKESSFDEEARGDPDEDSDAELNKLLAEEEGEEEEDYNSSEFSDDTNSLTDKLSGVKLHTIADPNIYSKYADGRDRVIRPEINPVYDSDDSDAEIQNTIGNIPLSAYDEMPHIGYDINGKRIMRPAKGSALDQLLESIELPEGWTGLLDKNSGSSLNLTKEELELISKIQRNEQTDESINPYEPLIDWFTRHEEVMPLTAVPEPKRRFVPSKNEAKRVMKIVRAIREGRIIPPKKLKEMKEKEKTENYQYDLWGDSTETNDHVMHLRAPKLSPPTNEESYNPPEEYLLSPEEKGAWENSEYSERERNFLPQKYSALRKVPGYGESIRERFERSLDLYLAPRVRKNKLNIDPESLIPELPSPKDLRPFPIRCSTVYIGHKGKVRTLSIDPSGLWLATGSDDGTVRVWEILTGREVYKTILVESEENPDDHIECIEWSPDADTGILAVAVGESIHLIVPPIFGYDIENNGKTKIEDGFGYDTFGTVKKSNLEVNEDGGDEEGEKETAKDAVKKQVAQWNKPTQKQLEKDICITITCKKTVKKLSWHRKGDYFVTVQPDSGNTSVLIHQVSKHSTQSPFRKSKGIIMDAKFHPFKPQLFVCSQRYVRIYDLSQQILVKKLLPGARWLSKIDIHPRGDNLIASSFDKRVLWHDLDLASTPYKTLRYHDKAVRSVNFHKKLPLFSSAADDGTIHIFHATVYDDMMKNPMIVPLKKLTGHKIINSLGVLDAVWHPREAWLFSAGADNTARLWTT; encoded by the coding sequence ATGGCAAAGAACAATAAGGTTACCGAGACTAAGATCTCCAAAAAGAGAACAGCTAGTGAGGAATCTGACGTTGAGCAAGATGAGGACAACCTCTTATCCGTTGACGGTTTGATTGATGCAGAGGCAAGCGAGAGTGACGAAGACGACGAAGAGTATGAGTCTGCAGTTGAAGAGAAGGAATCGtcttttgatgaagaagcaaGAGGAGATCCCGATGAGGACTCAGACGCTGAATTAAACAAATTGCTCGCGGAAGAAGAAGGcgaggaagaagaggacTATAACAGTTCTGAATTTTCCGACGACACAAATTCCTTAACTGATAAACTGTCAGGCGTAAAACTACATACCATCGCCGACCCAAATATCTACTCAAAATATGCAGATGGTAGAGATAGAGTTATCAGACCAGAAATTAACCCAGTTTATGACAGCGATGACAGTGACGCTGAAATTCAGAATACTATCGGTAACATTCCACTCTCTGCCTACGATGAAATGCCACACATTGGGTACGATATCAATGGTAAAAGAATTATGAGACCTGCCAAAGGTTCTGCTTTAGATCAATTGTTAGAGTCTATCGAATTACCTGAAGGTTGGACTGGGTTGCTGGATAAGAATTCCGGTTCCAGTTTGAACTTAACCAAGGAAGAGCTAGAACTTATTTCTAAAATCCAAAGAAATGAACAGACTGACGAAAGTATAAATCCATATGAACCTCTAATCGATTGGTTTACAAGACACGAAGAAGTTATGCCGTTAACTGCCGTTCCGGAACCTAAGAGAAGATTCGTTCCATCCAAGAATGAGGCCAAGAGAGTTATGAAGATAGTTAGAGCTATCAGGGAAGGCCGTATCATTCCTCCAAAGAAACTAAAGgaaatgaaagagaaagaaaagaccGAAAACTACCAGTACGATTTGTGGGGTGACTCTACTGAAACCAATGATCATGTGATGCATCTAAGAGCCCCAAAATTGTCTCCACCAactaatgaagaaagttATAATCCACCTGAAGAGTATCTTTTGTCACCTGAAGAGAAAGGGGCTTGGGAGAACAGTGAATACAgtgaaagagaaagaaacttCCTACCTCAAAAGTATTCTGCCTTGAGAAAGGTTCCTGGTTACGGGGAGTCAATTAgagaaagatttgaaagatcTTTGGATTTGTATTTAGCTCCTCGTGTCCGgaagaacaaattgaatattGACCCAGAATCTTTAATCCCAGAACTTCCTTCTCCAAAGGATTTGAGACCTTTCCCTATCCGTTGCTCAACAGTATACATTGGTCACAAGGGAAAAGTACGTACCTTATCCATTGATCCATCCGGCTTATGGCTAGCAACGGGTTCTGATGATGGAACTGTCAGAGTATGGGAAATTTTAACCGGAAGGGAAGTTTATAAGACGATTTTGGTcgaaagtgaagaaaaccCGGATGACCATATTGAGTGTATTGAGTGGAGTCCTGATGCTGATACAGGCATtcttgctgttgctgtCGGTGAAAGTATTCATTTAATAGTACCACCAATATTTGGTTacgatattgaaaataacggcaaaaccaaaattgaagatgGTTTCGGTTACGACACTTTTGGCACTGTTAAAAAGTCTAATCTGGAAGTGAACGAggatggtggtgatgaagaaggtgaaaaagaaaccgCAAAAGATGCTGTAAAAAAACAGGTAGCACAATGGAATAAACCCACTCAAAAGCAGCTAGAGAAAGATATTTGTATTACCATCACCTGTAAAAAAACTGTCAAAAAACTTTCATGGCATAGAAAAGGTGATTATTTTGTCACTGTTCAACCTGACTCTGGTAACACATCCGTTTTGATTCATCAGGTTTCCAAGCACTCAACCCAATCCCCATTCAGGAAATCGAAGGGAATTATCATGGATGCCAAGTTCCACCCTTTCAAACCTCAATTGTTTGTCTGTTCTCAAAGATACGTCAGAATTTACGATTTATCTCAGCAAATACTGGTCAAAAAATTATTGCCTGGTGCTCGTTGGCTATCTAAAATTGATATTCACCCAAGAGGTGATAATTTAATTGCGTCATCTTTCGACAAAAGGGTGTTATGGCATGACCTAGATTTGGCTAGTACACCATATAAAACACTAAGATATCACGACAAGGCTGTCAGAAGTGTGAACTTCCACAAAAAGTTACCTCTATTCAGCTCCGCCGCTGATGATGGTACCATACATATTTTCCATGCCACTGTTTATGATGAcatgatgaaaaatccaaTGATTGTTccgttgaaaaaattaactgGCCATAAAATAATCAATAGTCTTGGTGTTCTTGATGCTGTCTGGCACCCAAGAGAGGCTTGGTTGTTCTCTGCCGGTGCTGATAATACAGCTCGTTTGTGGACCACTTAA